The following is a genomic window from Micromonospora cathayae.
CACAACAAGCACGTGGTACGGACGCTGGAGGCCCAGGGCGCGATCTTCGTGGAGGAGAACGAGGAGGTCCCCGAGGGGGCGACCGTGATCTTCTCCGCGCACGGGGTCGCACCCGAGGTGTACGAGCAGGCGAAGGCCCGCTCGCTGAAGGCCATCGACGCGACCTGCCCGCTGGTGACCAAGGTGCACCACGAGGCGAAGCGGTTCGCCGCCGAGGACTACGACATCCTGCTGATCGGTCACGAGGGGCACGAGGAGGTCATCGGCACCGCCGGTGAGGCACCCGCGCACATCCAGCTCGTCGACGGTCCCGAGGACGCCGACAAGGTCACCGTCCGGGACCCGGAGAAGGTCGTCTGGCTCTCTCAGACCACCCTGTCGGTGGACGAGACGATGGAGACGGTGGCCCGGCTGAAGAAGCGGCTGCCGATGCTCCAGTCCCCGCCGAGCGACGACATCTGCTACGCCACCTCCAACCGGCAGCACGTGGTGAAGGAGATCGCCCCGCAGTGCGACGTGGTGATCGTCGTCGGGTCGCGGAACTCCTCCAACTCGGTCCGGCTGGTCGAGGTGGCGGTG
Proteins encoded in this region:
- a CDS encoding 4-hydroxy-3-methylbut-2-enyl diphosphate reductase; this translates as MNEDQATTPQTGKRVLLARPRGYCAGVDRAVQTVEEALKLYGAPIYVRKQIVHNKHVVRTLEAQGAIFVEENEEVPEGATVIFSAHGVAPEVYEQAKARSLKAIDATCPLVTKVHHEAKRFAAEDYDILLIGHEGHEEVIGTAGEAPAHIQLVDGPEDADKVTVRDPEKVVWLSQTTLSVDETMETVARLKKRLPMLQSPPSDDICYATSNRQHVVKEIAPQCDVVIVVGSRNSSNSVRLVEVAVDAGARAGHLVDFASEIDDAWLAGAGTVGLTSGASVPEELVQEVLAHLAARGFTDVEEIVTANERLTFSLPQELKRDMKAAAARG